A window of Leptospira fainei serovar Hurstbridge str. BUT 6 contains these coding sequences:
- the ychF gene encoding redox-regulated ATPase YchF translates to MSLNCGIVGLPNVGKSTIFNALTKAGAEMQNYPFCTIEPNKGIVEVPDPRLNRLAELYIPQKTVPAIMEFVDIAGLVKGASQGEGLGNKFLSHIREVDAICHVVRAFEDDNITHVHGKIDPVEDAQVVTLELIFADLESAEKQQQKIARNAKAGNKEAIETTAVLEKILNVLRAGKPARLAEIKPEERKIVKTFNLITSKPVMYVANISDKTSAQKDNPLVTAIRKMAEEEGAEVVTLCGKFEEEISGLSRSEQLEFLSEIGETESGLDRMIHSAYKLLGLVTFFTAGEQEVRAWTTDLGSTAPIAASVIHTDFEKGFIRAEVMKYEDLDRTGSPAKVKEEGKLRLEGKEYIVQDGDVIYFRVNA, encoded by the coding sequence ATGAGTCTCAACTGTGGAATCGTAGGACTTCCCAACGTAGGAAAATCGACGATCTTTAACGCCCTTACGAAAGCCGGGGCAGAAATGCAAAACTATCCCTTCTGTACAATCGAACCGAATAAAGGCATCGTAGAAGTTCCGGATCCTCGCTTGAACAGACTCGCCGAATTATATATTCCTCAAAAAACCGTTCCGGCCATTATGGAATTCGTGGATATCGCAGGACTCGTCAAAGGAGCCAGCCAGGGAGAAGGTCTTGGAAATAAATTTCTTTCTCATATTCGGGAAGTGGATGCCATCTGCCACGTAGTTAGAGCCTTTGAAGATGATAATATCACGCATGTCCACGGCAAAATCGATCCCGTCGAAGATGCTCAGGTCGTTACATTAGAACTTATCTTTGCAGATCTTGAATCCGCCGAAAAGCAACAGCAGAAAATAGCAAGAAATGCAAAGGCCGGTAATAAGGAGGCAATCGAAACGACTGCGGTCCTGGAGAAAATCCTGAATGTTTTGAGAGCGGGAAAGCCGGCTCGTTTGGCGGAAATCAAGCCGGAGGAGAGGAAGATCGTTAAAACATTTAATCTTATTACATCCAAACCGGTGATGTACGTTGCCAATATCAGCGACAAAACGTCCGCTCAAAAGGATAATCCTCTCGTAACGGCGATAAGAAAAATGGCGGAGGAAGAAGGCGCCGAAGTGGTCACGCTCTGCGGCAAATTTGAGGAGGAAATTTCCGGTCTGTCACGAAGCGAGCAACTGGAATTTTTAAGCGAAATCGGGGAAACTGAAAGCGGACTCGATAGAATGATTCACTCCGCATACAAACTTCTGGGCCTTGTAACTTTCTTCACCGCAGGCGAGCAGGAAGTAAGAGCTTGGACCACGGACCTCGGAAGCACTGCTCCAATCGCGGCGTCAGTTATTCACACCGATTTTGAAAAAGGATTCATTAGAGCGGAAGTGATGAAATATGAGGACTTGGATAGAACAGGTAGTCCCGCAAAGGTAAAGGAAGAAGGTAAGCTTCGTTTGGAAGGAAAGGAATACATAGTTCAGGACGGCGACGTAATCTATTTTCGGGTTAACGCGTAA